The region TTAAGGGAAAAATAGCATAAAAATTGATGATCTAAGTCTGGAGAAGGTTTATGAAGTACAAATTCTGGATCTATGTTAGGACTCCTAAGTGCTATTTTAGTGGACCCCTTCTTTACAAAGCACACAAAGAACCACATTAAGGCTTCAAAACTCTCACAAGATGGCTATGGTTTCGAGCTGACTAAAATTGGGGGTAGAGGCTGAGCATGGGCAGCACCTCAAGGAGTTAGAGCATAATTGGGCTTACAACCCCTCGATGGAATCTTTTACCTACGCCCAGTGTATGCGTATGCCTAACGTAGGGCACCCAAAAATGTACAAATGGAAAAATAGAATATTAAGAATCATACCTGAGGATATGGGTGTTATAAACCCCTTGGTCATAATAAATTTCCAATACTACACTTCTACATTACTCCCGAGTATAATAAATCAAAACATTACCTTCTTCGAATTACTCCACATTACATACATATTATCTAGGGATTTAATATATAGGGAAAACCTTATAAAAACACAACATATTTTCATCAAAATCTTAAAAAAACCACTATATTATTTATTTGTACGTCAAAAcccttatattttttaaaatgtatcATTTAAAGCATCTCGGTATATCCTAGATAGCCGAAAATGTTAGGTAATCCATTCTCAACGTTTTGATCGTTACAAttcattagattaaaaaaattttaaaaaatataaaggtttaaatgcactaaaaaaataatataatggtttttttaatcaTTTCATGAAAATATATTAGGTTTTTCTGTGGGCAGAAAACCTTAAATAAGAATTTCCAAAAATATAAGGGTTTTAGTACACTAAAAAATAATATAGTGGTTTTTTTAAGCATTTGATGAAAATACGTAGGGTTTTTCTGAGATtttcccttatatatatatatatatatatatatatatatatatatatatatatatatatatatatatatatatatatatcaccacATTCACTAAAATGTATAATAATTGACTAAGGTGCTGTTTGATTTTCTGAagcaaaaattcatgaagtctgcggaccacctctgccaCCCTCTGCTGTAGAAGAGGTGGACTAAACGGCTGCAGATTGTAATAAaaagcgtgtttgtttttttaacatctacatactgctgcagatattaaaaaattaaaataaactaattttataaaccgaaaatagctttttaatacgtaaaatttaataatgtataatatttcggtaaaattaatgatatttcagtaaaaaataatgatatttcaacaaaaaaataaagatattttagtaaaaaataaagatatttcatcaagaaattatcattattgaatacaaaaaaaaaaaaaaaaaaaaaaaatcaacaagaacaaacgaaaaaaaatgtgaaataaaattttaacaacatataatcaaaatttcagcaataaaaaaagaagaagaagaggttggaagaggCAGTACAAGTGCTGCGCCAAACAGAGCACGCGCAGAGGTTTTTGACTCAgaagacttctaaaaaacaaacagctGCGAGATGAAAaatgttgcgcgtgtgctgcgtcGCGCAGCAATAAGAGGTTTGAAGAggttttttctaaaaaacaaacacctAACTTATGTACTTTTTGGTTTTAGTTTAGGAATCTACTAAAAGACACATAATTCACTtagaccataactataattcaaacttgtaatgcccatattTTCTTACTAAGTACACTCCAAGCATTCATCATTTATAGACTTATAAATCATTTTGGGCGTATACTAGCACTCTAGAATACTAGGAGTTATCACCATGAATTGTTCTTACACCAAAGTACATGATCCAATCCGGGCGCTATAATATCCTAACCGATCGACAACTCATACCCTCACGTTCCAGCAACGACTCCCTAATTAAAATCCCAATAACTAATCTCTCTAACTCTtttttgaattcattttctcaAAACGCTTCAAATGAACCATACAACATTGTATTTATACCTAAGAATTTTGAGGAAGCATGTCGCGTCCATTTGTGGTTATGTCGCTTCCGTGCAATCGTCTCAACTTGCGACGTGTCTTGTCTGTTTTCCATGTATACTCTCCTTCTGCCACCTGTCTCACCCTCATAATATGTATCCAACTTTAGTTTTGTATTCATTTTTACAATAATGGCTAAAAAATGCATGAAGGATTCTCTCCATCTCCTATGCGTTTTACATTAGGGTTACATGAATTCAGTAGTATCGTATTCCAGTCAGTTAAAGAGATTAATTTTAAGATTACAAatgtattattattgttattattagttCGATGAGACTTATGTTGCATATTATAACTCTTGATTATTTGGATTTCATGTAGGGACATTATGTAAAAAATCCTGACATCGAAGCACAAGTGACGGAAGCTGGTGACACCAACTTTCATAACCGTGTGGAGGATTTTCAAAATTTCAGAAGGGTGAAGATTCATCAAGACATTACTCATAATGGTTGTTCTATCTGAACTTTTAGAaggatcttcatcttcttcatcaactCATGGCCATAATCCATCAACTTCTGGTCATAGTTCATCAACTCATGCTCATAGATATGATGTATTTTTAAGTTTTAGAGGTCTCGATACTCGTCATAGTTTCACTAATCACCTTTATAAAGCCCTCATTGATGCCAATATCATTACCTTCTTGGATGATGAAGAGATTGAAACAGGGGAAGCTCTAAAACCGGAATTGGAGAGTGCAATTAAGGCATCTCGGGCTTCTATTATCATATTATCTAAGAATTACGCTACTTCAACATGGTGCTTGGATGAATTGGTGTTAATCCTTGAGCAGCGTATGATATCGGACCACATTGTCATCCCAATCTTTTATCATGTGGAGCCCACCCATGTCAGGATGCAACAAAGTAGCTTTGGGGATGCATTGTTTAAGCATAAACAGACAATGGATGAAgagatggatgaaaataaaagaaGACAATGGGCTCAAAAAATAGATCGATGGAGTAAAGCACTTACGGAAGTTGctaatttaaaaggaaatgaaGTAAATGGCAGGTACCCACATATTTACCCGTATTTTCATACTCCTTCagttttgtttgaaaacacattgaaattttcaatatcATCTTTAGCGTATGCATTTCGGTAAGTTTCATCAAAATCATTGAATAGGCATATATTTGGTACAATAGGATAAATGAGATGCACAAAGCTGAATCTATGCTATCTGATCTTATTAATCAATTTATTTAGATAGATTAACTATTCTAACAAATTATACACGTTTGtcatacatttatttatttattttaagtagttCCCAATGTCTCAAGTGAGACATGAACCCTCAACCTCTTGGAGAAGGAACAACTTTTCCAACTTCTGATACCGGTAGGCTATAAGCTCTTCCGTTATTGCAATGACAATAATTTTTTATAAGTTGCTCCATTTATAATGAACCCTTGTCAATTAATTTTTATATGATTTCTATTAAGGTTAATTATTTCTTTATGGAGCAATGATTCATCTTTTTTCAAATTTATGCGacaatgttaattttttttttgcaaaatatgtAATGATGTTTGAAATTAGTAATAAATTGTGCAAGTAATTAAACTAAaattgttatgtatatgttgTGGCATATATTTTCAAAATTAGAGTCACATCAGCGATTATGTTGACAAGTTAATTGTACAAAAAACATCTCTGCAAGTCATGTGCACAATTACATACTATTTCAGAAATAACCACCTTTAACTTCCAATAACTAACTTAGAACTACCCATTTAACATTTAACCGGCATAACCAATAATCATTATATGTCTCGGTTACCCTCCAACATGTTAATTTTGATGGTCTTCTAGAAACTAGTGAAGTTACAAGACCCATTAGTGAAAACTTTTATTACTTTGGTAGTTTTGGTCTTCTTATagataaatatttatttacacattagatatgtatatggttagaATGAAAAGAAAATATGGTTTAATGCCGAGAACTTAACTAAAAGTTTAAAATTAATAGTTGTTGTGAAGGAATCAGATTTCTTGAATATTATCTTGTCATATCACTACTACAAAAAAGAGCATTGCCGACGGCTAAAACCATTGGTAATCCGTCGCTAATGCTCTTTACCAACAGAATTGTAACACACCAAAATCCGTCAGTATATTCTTGTCGCTAATTGTTTGTAACGGATTTCAGACAGCTATGACTAATTTTTAGTGACGGATTATCCCGTCGGAAATAGTAACGGATCACCAACATAATATATTTTGCAACGGACTACCGATGGAATTTGTTTGCAACGGATTACCGACGGAAAAATTTACTAATGAATTACCAACGGAATCTGAAATAACTTACTAACTGATCACCGACAGAATTGCGAATAACTTACTAACAGATTAccaatggaatctggaaatgacTACAAAATTTTTTTGTGACAGATTAGCGACGGATTTTggcattataaaaaaaatttacaaattaaTGAAGATATTAAAACCTAAAAATAATTACATATTCAATCCATATTGTCAAATACCATAAATTTCAATCCATATTGTCAACAACCAATAGAGAAggaaatagcaatatactttactATTTTTATCACAATATAGTGAACGCATCCACAATGAAAACATAATTTCCATTGATTATTGCAGGCAGAGACAATACACGTCTGCAAAAAACATACTTCCATTAATTTGTTTCTAATAGCatcttattttatttcttttcaaTCTTATTGcatcattatactttgaaaaatataCCAAATTATAGCAATAGATCCAAGATATCCCTAACCGACACTACTAATCACCTATTTATACTAAGTACTGACCTAATTGATCTAACAAGATAATGACCATATTGCCCTTAGTAACTAACTAAAGACAACTACCAAGATTAAACCCAGGCCTACTTAGAAGTGTAAAAGAAGTCATCACAGCATAAGCAAATCCCTTACCACTCCAGGGGAGGAAAAACGTTAAGAaactctaaaaaaaaaaaaaaaataaaataaaaaatcagaCCATTAAAGAGTTATCAAGAATAGAACATACTAAGGAGACAAAAAgtgcaatttttttttattttgttttgttttcattTTAGGTTTGATTTATGGGGTTTTGGACTGAAATTGGTTTTATTTTTTGGGTATCTTGAGGAAGATGAAGAAaacaagggcaaaatggtcatttatcaaaaaactttttaaataaaaaaaaaaaaaaagatttaaaagTTCAGTCACCTGCAACATCAACAAAGACCTCACGTTTGTAGCCTTTGTGTCTACCCAACCAGAAGAAGGGCAAGAACTCCACCAATTACAATTCCtgcctttgatttctttgaagaaTTCACAACATTGTAATTTAATAAGGTtagtaaaatgtaaaaaaaaaatagcaacatactactttttttatttgtttattatataataCCTTCCCAATTGAAGCAAATTTCATCCAAATAGAAAGCAATTTTCACTCCTATAAAAAAATACCTCCAGAAGTGGAAGCACAAGGGTGGGTATTATTAAAACCACAATTCAACATCATGAATAAATAAGAAGTTAAGAATtctattttaaaaagttaaaatataTGTACTTGACTTTAGAAAGCTAAAATAAATGATCAGGTATTCACCACTCAGATTGTTGGAACCAAGTAAACTACATTCAAAAAGTAATTACAATGACACTAAACAAAATTAGAAATATTAACTACATAATCAGATAATGTTGATCTTTTTAGAGTATTGATTAACTTACATGAAAGTGATTCAGGGATAGGCCCTTCAAGGTTGTTTTGGCTCAAGATCCTacacattaaaaaatataaatgagAAAAACAATCAAATAGTATCAATGGAATGTTAAAGATTCTTTATCTTTATATGCAAATAAGGTGTTGCTTAcaaaaattgaagattttttAAGATTTCCAAGTGAAGATTGTATTTGACCATTTAATTGATTGCTTTCAAGATCCAACATTGTGAGGGTACTCAGGTTCCCATATTCTTTAGGTATCCCCCCTGTTATTTGATTCCCTTGTAAAAAACTGAAAGTCAAAGAAAAATGTCAAACAACTCAATAATAGCAATGtgctttcattgatttgtttattataatattataaccaAGTACATTTTATAAAGTACAATTCCTTATTAAGAAAAAAGCTGAAAAAGTACAATTTTTAATTGGAATAAATGAAGGAAAGATTTATAACACACCAATTAAtgaaaatatgttgctatttcatgcatttagaccagttatatatatatatatatatatatatatatatatatatatatatatatatatatatatatatatatatatatatacactccaTGCATGTGTCAAGggtttcaaatattttatagagtAAAACACTAACTTGACATGCTTTTTTTGTGCGCGTATTGAGGTATGAAATGTTTGACAAAAAGTAGACTAAAATCGTACTTTCGCTTGACAAATATTCCATATAAATTATATGATCATCAATGTTATAGCCAGAAACCATTTTTCATCAAATTCcacaaaaatagccaaaattgTTGGGATAAAAATACAACTTTTTATTAAAGAATCAAAATTCCATTGATGTTGTATTtgttacacaaaaaaaaaaaaggagataAGCTTTCTAGTGCTATTTTCGTTAATGACGATGAGGAGGGCATTCAAGTCTTTTgctaaaataagagaaaaattgcaattttataattttattttggaTTCTCCTAGACCTACAATATTGTAAGCCTTGACAAAACTTGTATTCTTGGTGACAAGGTTCCTGTAAATCCCATGAAAGAcctaaatttaataaaaaataaataaacaattaatatcacacaaaaccctaaatttaataaataaataaataaatattatagttACTTACACAgaaaatcattattatttgaaTCACAACTAACTTTATACCATGTGCAAGGGTTAACTTGATGTGATTCCAATCTATGAGTTGATCTGGTAAATCCTTAAGTGAAGTTCTCAATTCAAAAAGTGCATCTCCTACAAATAATAAAATTGTCTCAAAAGTTTTATGTCATTCCTAACAATTTCCTAACATTAGATATGAATGTCTTGGAAGTTGGAATAAGGATAAATAAAAACAGATACCATACTCATGAGTGATTTTTTATATAACTTTTACCTGTTTTAATGGCTTAAACTCAATTTTTGATTTTGGCAAAGCCTACACAAGATGTCGATATAGTTTACCCGTTATAAAACTGTTGCATCAATGAACAAGTAGCAACATCTGAATGTATTTAACAAATCTACAAACCTCATATGTGAATCGTCCTTCTATTGTGTCCAAGTCATGTGTTCCAATAGCAACCAATGATGTCAGCAACTTCACTTGTAACATACTATTCTCAACCTAAAATTAATACTCTAATCAGTGACTGATGTTGGTTAATGCATCACATCCACTAATTAGCTGGTTAAAACTCAATCTATGTGATAGAAAAAATAAGTTAGGATTTTCTTTACCAAAACTTTGAGGGAAAAAGCTGAAATTGGATTCAATGGTAAGGTCCACCGGCTACAGCAGCAACTTCAACGATGATGGCGGCGAAAAGAGAGTGAGGCGACGACTTTAGAGGGGCTGTAGGTTAAGGGGCGGTGGGTTGCAGGTTATACCGGTAGTGGGAGGGAGAAGGTATGTAGCATCGACGACTTTGGAGGAGCTGGAGTGATTTGCTGCCGCGGTGATGGCGGAGGTGCTGTCGTTGTCGTTGGCGGAGGCAGTGGCCGGTTGGTTGCAGATCGGAGATGTAGTGGGAGGAGAAAAAGTATCGGGTGACCTAGAAGGAGAAGAGGGAAAGTGAGAGTAGGGCGACGAAGCGTTGTATTTTTTTTAGTCCAGACTTTAAGATTCATATATTTACCAAATTGCCCCAActatttaaaaaattttaaaaagaaaattgaaTTTTACTGATGGATTTCCAATGGAATATCAAACTTATTGATTTCCGTCGGTAAACCGTCGCTATACTGTATCCGATTACCGACCAATTCTATTCTGTTGCAAAACCATCACAAAACCGTTGCTAATATTCTAGTGATTTCTCGGTACGAAATCTGTTGCATTTTCCGACGGAATTTATATGTCGTTAAAATTTTGTTGCTATTGCTCTATTTTCTTGTAGTGGATCTATAAAGAGGTTAAATTGTTAGTAGTACCTAAAACAGGAAATAGTATTGAAGTAGCCTAAAAGCAAAAAAGAAATATTCTACATATGTCTAACACCAACACTTGTGATATAATTTTGATTTGGAATAAAATTTCCAAATCTAGTTTGTTAGTTTTTAGGATTGTGTTTTGTAATTTTTATTAAATcaagtttcaggttggagacagagtttattgaagaaattgtgaagGACATCTACCGTAGATTGTATGTAACCTTACAGAGTGTTCGACCATTATTTATTGGGATGGACGATTCCATTAACTTCATCATATCATGGTTGAAAGATGGATCTTCACATACGGTAGACATACTCACTATTTCAGGTATAGGCGGTATCGGGAAGTCATCTTTAGCCAAACATGTCTATGGATTATATTGGTGTGAATTCCACAGAAGCAGCTATATTGAAGATATCACAAGGAAATGTGATGGAAAGTTTAACGGTTTGCTTGATTTACAAGAACAACTCTACTATGACATTTCAAAAACAAGGTCAATTAAAGTTGATGATGTTTCAATATATACCTCAAAGATAGAGAATTCACTAGCCCGTAAAAAGGTGTTTATAGTTCTTGATGATATCAATAATCTTGTTCACTTGGAGGCAAAGGTTTTTATCCTGGAAGCAAAGTTATAATAACAACAAAGGATAGATGGTTGACAGAGATTTGTGCATTACTCAAAACAAACATCAAACCCAAGCATCTAAAATACTTCCTTGAAGGCTTACATGAGACTAAATCACGACAACTTTTGTGTTACCATGCATTCATGTGCAACTATCCCAAGGCAGGTTATGAAGAGGTGTTAGATAAGCTTGTGAAGTATTGTCAAGGACATCCGTTGGCTCTCGAAATCTTGGGAAAGTCTCTACATAATCGGGATGTGGCGTACTGGGAAGGTTTCATGGAAGGACTAAAGAAAGAAATTAGTTCCCCTATAAATAATGTCTTGAGAATGAGTTTTGACTCTTTACCATCCGACAACGATAAGGACTTGTT is a window of Lactuca sativa cultivar Salinas chromosome 1, Lsat_Salinas_v11, whole genome shotgun sequence DNA encoding:
- the LOC111917467 gene encoding toll/interleukin-1 receptor-like protein — translated: MVVLSELLEGSSSSSSTHGHNPSTSGHSSSTHAHRYDVFLSFRGLDTRHSFTNHLYKALIDANIITFLDDEEIETGEALKPELESAIKASRASIIILSKNYATSTWCLDELVLILEQRMISDHIVIPIFYHVEPTHVRMQQSSFGDALFKHKQTMDEEMDENKRRQWAQKIDRWSKALTEVANLKGNEVNGRYPHIYPYFHTPSVLFENTLKFSISSLAYAFR